The following coding sequences are from one Rathayibacter sp. VKM Ac-2760 window:
- a CDS encoding ABC transporter substrate-binding protein, which yields MTTTAGLAAVGLALTGCSASGDTDTGASGDSGDLTPVTLQLQWVAQAQFAGYYAAVDQGYYEDEGLDVTIAEGGGDIVPQDVLASGDADYAISWVPKVLGSIENGANITDVAQIFERSATTQISFKDKGITSPADLAGKQVGSWGYGNEWELFAGMQKDGVALSDISLVQQQFDMNGFLAGDIDAAQAMTYNEYAQVLETTNPDTGELYTPDDLNVISWNDVGTAMLQDAIWADADKLSSDDAYAEQTVAFIKASIKGWIYAKDNPQEAADIVTAAGSTLGTSHQLWMTNEVNKLIWPSMNGVGMIDEAAWDQTVEIAKTTENETGATIISEDPPETAYSNEYVEKALAELADEGVDTSGADYAPIEVTLEEGGA from the coding sequence ATGACGACCACGGCGGGACTCGCCGCCGTCGGCCTCGCGCTCACCGGATGCAGCGCATCCGGCGACACCGACACCGGAGCCTCGGGGGACTCCGGGGATCTCACCCCGGTCACCCTGCAGCTCCAGTGGGTCGCCCAGGCCCAGTTCGCCGGCTACTACGCCGCCGTCGACCAGGGCTACTACGAGGACGAGGGCCTCGATGTCACCATCGCCGAGGGCGGCGGCGACATCGTCCCGCAGGACGTCCTCGCCTCCGGCGACGCCGATTACGCGATCTCCTGGGTGCCCAAGGTGCTCGGCTCGATCGAGAACGGCGCGAACATCACCGACGTCGCGCAGATCTTCGAGCGCAGCGCCACCACGCAGATCTCGTTCAAGGACAAGGGCATCACCTCGCCCGCCGACCTCGCCGGCAAGCAGGTCGGCAGCTGGGGCTACGGCAACGAGTGGGAGCTCTTCGCCGGCATGCAGAAGGACGGCGTCGCGCTCAGCGACATCTCGCTCGTGCAGCAGCAGTTCGACATGAACGGCTTCCTCGCGGGCGACATCGACGCGGCGCAGGCGATGACCTATAACGAGTACGCGCAGGTCCTCGAGACGACGAACCCGGACACGGGCGAGCTGTACACGCCGGACGACCTGAACGTGATCAGCTGGAACGACGTCGGCACCGCCATGCTCCAGGACGCGATCTGGGCCGACGCCGACAAGCTCTCCAGCGACGACGCCTACGCCGAGCAGACCGTCGCCTTCATCAAGGCGTCGATCAAGGGCTGGATCTACGCCAAGGACAACCCGCAGGAGGCGGCGGACATCGTCACCGCGGCCGGCTCCACCCTCGGTACCAGCCACCAGCTCTGGATGACCAACGAGGTCAACAAGCTGATCTGGCCCTCCATGAACGGCGTCGGCATGATCGACGAGGCGGCCTGGGACCAGACCGTCGAGATCGCCAAGACGACGGAGAACGAGACCGGCGCGACGATCATCAGCGAGGACCCGCCGGAGACCGCCTACTCGAACGAGTACGTCGAGAAGGCGCTCGCCGAGCTCGCCGACGAGGGCGTCGACACCAGCGGCGCCGACTACGCGCCGATCGAGGTGACCCTGGAGGAGGGCGGCGCCTGA
- the rnc gene encoding ribonuclease III — translation MVNQTSAPPSSDDRSRLEATLGVSLDGELFELALTHRSFAFEHGGLPHNERLEFLGDSILGQAVTVMLYTEYPALSEGDLAKRRASLVSTVALAEIARGIGLGEHLRLGRGEELTGGRDKSSILADTVEAIIGAVYLGTGPDAARDLVLRLIAPLTADPLRFGVSMDPKTSLQEAAAERGAPAPRYEIAATGPDHSKVFVATVIVGGLVTARGEGTSKKAAEMAAALDAWTRLSATAPGEPVAPAAPIEG, via the coding sequence ATGGTGAACCAGACTTCCGCACCACCCTCCAGCGACGACCGGTCGCGTCTGGAGGCCACGCTCGGCGTGAGCCTCGACGGTGAGCTCTTCGAGCTCGCCCTGACGCACCGGTCGTTCGCTTTCGAGCACGGTGGGCTCCCGCACAACGAGCGCCTAGAGTTCCTCGGCGACTCGATCCTCGGCCAGGCCGTGACCGTGATGCTCTACACCGAGTACCCGGCGCTGAGCGAGGGAGACCTGGCCAAGCGGCGCGCGAGCCTCGTCTCGACCGTCGCGCTGGCCGAGATCGCCCGCGGCATCGGCCTGGGCGAGCACCTCCGCCTCGGCCGTGGCGAGGAGCTGACCGGCGGTCGCGACAAGTCGTCGATCCTCGCGGACACCGTCGAGGCGATCATCGGCGCGGTCTACCTCGGCACGGGGCCGGACGCCGCGCGCGATCTCGTGCTGCGGCTGATCGCGCCGCTCACCGCCGATCCGCTGCGCTTCGGCGTCTCGATGGACCCCAAGACGAGCCTGCAGGAGGCGGCGGCCGAGCGCGGCGCGCCGGCTCCCCGCTACGAGATCGCGGCGACCGGGCCCGACCACAGCAAGGTCTTCGTCGCGACGGTCATCGTCGGCGGTCTCGTCACCGCGCGCGGCGAGGGCACCAGCAAGAAGGCCGCCGAGATGGCGGCCGCGCTGGACGCCTGGACGCGCCTCTCGGCGACGGCTCCCGGCGAGCCGGTCGCTCCCGCCGCTCCGATCGAGGGCTGA
- the mutM gene encoding bifunctional DNA-formamidopyrimidine glycosylase/DNA-(apurinic or apyrimidinic site) lyase: protein MPELPEVEVVRAGLAPAVTGSLVTSVEIVDERSLKRHVHPLGSFEGLLVGRRLRGAVRRGKFLWLPAGRDEALLVHLGMSGQVLLRTADAALARLTRIRIGIEHPEHGELALHFVDQRIFGSMAIDVLEPTADGAPGGYAGDDAADGAWLHAVPSQVAHIARDPLDPFFDLSAVVAALARRNSGIKRALLDQTLVSGIGNIYADESLWAAELHPETPSSSLTEPRIRRLFAEVRSVLERALAEGGTSFDAQYVNVNGASGYFSHSLNAYGQTGKPCPRCGEPIVRVPFMNRSSHLCPHCQRAPR, encoded by the coding sequence GTGCCCGAGCTGCCCGAGGTCGAGGTGGTGCGGGCAGGTCTCGCTCCCGCCGTCACCGGCTCGCTCGTGACGAGCGTCGAGATCGTCGACGAGCGCTCGCTGAAGCGCCACGTGCATCCGCTCGGCTCGTTCGAGGGGCTCCTGGTCGGGCGGCGGCTGCGCGGCGCCGTGCGGCGCGGCAAGTTCCTCTGGCTGCCGGCCGGTCGCGACGAGGCGCTGCTCGTGCACCTCGGGATGAGCGGGCAGGTGCTGCTGCGGACGGCCGACGCGGCGCTCGCACGGCTGACGCGGATCCGGATCGGCATCGAGCATCCGGAGCACGGCGAGCTGGCGTTGCACTTCGTCGACCAGCGGATCTTCGGCTCGATGGCCATCGACGTGCTCGAGCCGACCGCGGACGGAGCGCCGGGCGGCTACGCCGGCGACGACGCGGCCGACGGTGCCTGGCTGCACGCCGTCCCTTCGCAGGTCGCGCACATCGCCCGCGATCCGCTCGACCCGTTCTTCGATCTCTCCGCCGTCGTCGCCGCGCTGGCCCGCCGGAACAGCGGCATCAAGCGCGCTCTGCTCGATCAGACGCTGGTCAGCGGCATCGGCAACATCTACGCGGACGAGTCGCTCTGGGCTGCCGAGCTGCACCCCGAGACGCCGAGCTCGTCGCTGACCGAGCCGCGGATCCGCCGCCTCTTCGCGGAGGTGCGCTCGGTGCTCGAGCGCGCGCTGGCGGAGGGCGGCACGAGCTTCGACGCCCAGTACGTCAACGTGAACGGCGCGTCCGGCTACTTCTCGCACAGCCTCAACGCCTACGGGCAGACCGGCAAGCCCTGCCCGCGCTGCGGCGAGCCGATCGTGCGGGTGCCGTTCATGAACCGCTCGTCGCACCTCTGCCCGCACTGCCAGCGCGCGCCGCGCTGA
- a CDS encoding ABC transporter permease subunit: protein MTSPALARAVVAPLVLGVVALLLWQAGVTALDVQPFVLPSPLAIGAEFAQNAGSVLAGSRVTGGNALIGLVVGAVVAVLLAGASAMIRVVDGLAAAIVAAAAVVPIVALAPVLYTMFGANVETARQLVAALAVFVPVYVNTLRGLRQATPVHRDLMRAYAASPWQTARTITLPGAVPFFFTGLRIASSLAVISALVAEYFGGPIGGLGKSITSAASGSDYALAYAYVLGAVLVGLVFYCATAGLEALALRRSRTR, encoded by the coding sequence GTGACCAGTCCCGCGCTCGCCCGGGCGGTCGTCGCCCCGCTCGTGCTCGGCGTCGTGGCGCTGCTGCTCTGGCAGGCCGGCGTCACGGCGCTCGACGTGCAGCCCTTCGTGCTGCCGTCGCCGCTCGCGATCGGCGCGGAGTTCGCGCAGAACGCGGGCTCGGTGCTCGCGGGGAGCCGGGTGACGGGCGGCAACGCGCTGATCGGGCTCGTCGTCGGCGCGGTGGTCGCGGTGCTCCTCGCCGGGGCGTCCGCGATGATCCGCGTGGTCGACGGGCTGGCGGCCGCGATCGTCGCCGCGGCGGCCGTCGTGCCGATCGTGGCGCTCGCCCCGGTGCTCTACACGATGTTCGGCGCCAACGTGGAGACGGCCCGCCAGCTCGTCGCGGCGCTCGCCGTCTTCGTGCCGGTGTACGTCAACACGCTGCGGGGGCTCCGCCAGGCGACGCCCGTGCACCGCGATCTGATGCGCGCCTACGCCGCCTCGCCGTGGCAGACGGCGCGCACGATCACCCTGCCCGGGGCGGTGCCGTTCTTCTTCACCGGACTGCGGATCGCCTCCTCGCTCGCCGTGATCTCGGCGCTGGTCGCCGAGTACTTCGGCGGGCCGATCGGCGGGCTCGGCAAGTCGATCACCTCGGCGGCGTCGGGGAGCGACTACGCGCTCGCCTACGCCTACGTGCTCGGGGCCGTGCTCGTCGGCCTCGTCTTCTACTGCGCCACCGCGGGCCTCGAGGCGCTCGCGCTGCGGCGCAGCCGTACGCGCTGA
- a CDS encoding YceD family protein, with the protein MREHRLDLDAPEAFGEGIVAVRKGAPLDLDVRLESVHEGILASVQVSAEAVGECSRCLTDISLPVDVEFQELFAYSSDEAFDYEVHDDHVDLEPLVRDAVVLSLPFQPVCRPDCPGLDPVTGERLAESSVSEPEAQRDSRWAALAGLGESGTGGAAAPGASADSAHADRGAGAEPRTEDDRI; encoded by the coding sequence ATGCGCGAGCACCGTCTCGACCTCGATGCGCCCGAGGCCTTCGGCGAGGGCATCGTCGCCGTCCGGAAGGGCGCGCCGCTCGATCTCGACGTCCGTCTCGAGTCGGTGCACGAGGGGATCCTGGCCAGCGTGCAGGTCTCCGCGGAGGCCGTCGGCGAGTGCAGCCGATGCCTGACCGACATCTCCCTGCCTGTCGATGTCGAGTTCCAGGAACTTTTCGCGTACTCTTCTGACGAAGCTTTCGACTATGAGGTTCACGACGACCACGTGGATCTTGAACCTCTGGTCAGGGATGCGGTGGTGCTGTCGCTGCCGTTCCAGCCGGTGTGCCGGCCGGATTGTCCGGGCCTCGACCCTGTCACGGGGGAGCGGCTGGCCGAGTCCTCCGTGTCCGAGCCCGAGGCTCAGCGCGACTCCAGGTGGGCCGCGCTCGCCGGGTTGGGCGAGTCGGGGACCGGTGGGGCCGCAGCGCCCGGAGCTTCCGCAGACAGTGCCCACGCAGACCGTGGTGCCGGCGCCGAGCCGCGCACCGAAGACGACCGAATCTGA
- the rpmF gene encoding 50S ribosomal protein L32: MAVPKRKKSRANTHARRSQWKAEVPPLVKTVENGKTVYSLPHRAKVVEDSAGTALFLEYKGRKVANV; encoded by the coding sequence ATGGCTGTTCCCAAGAGGAAGAAGTCCCGCGCGAACACCCACGCCCGTCGTTCGCAGTGGAAGGCGGAGGTCCCGCCCCTGGTGAAGACCGTCGAGAACGGCAAGACCGTCTACAGCCTCCCGCACCGCGCCAAGGTCGTCGAGGACTCCGCGGGCACCGCGCTGTTCCTCGAGTACAAGGGCCGCAAGGTCGCGAACGTCTGA
- a CDS encoding ABC transporter ATP-binding protein, with the protein MSAAEPAVVVDSVTKTFSTKKSTSVTALDTVSLEVAAGEFVSLIGPSGCGKSTLLRLIADLDEPSSGTISVFGKTARKARLDQEYGIAFQQAGLLPWRSIRANIALPLELHGVGAAARRARVDELLALVGLGDFADSYPDQLSGGMQQRVAIARALAESPRLLLMDEPFGALDEMTRERMQTELLRIRSETGAAVVFVTHSIPEAVFLSDRVVVMSPRPGRIRDVLRIALPESSSREAGVREDAAFFADVGAVRELLHGDAAAVPRGVENR; encoded by the coding sequence ATGAGCGCTGCCGAACCGGCCGTCGTCGTCGACTCCGTCACGAAGACGTTCAGCACGAAGAAGTCCACGAGCGTCACCGCCCTCGACACCGTCTCGCTCGAGGTGGCCGCGGGCGAGTTCGTCTCGCTGATCGGCCCCTCCGGCTGCGGCAAGTCGACGCTGCTGCGCCTCATCGCCGATCTCGACGAGCCGAGCTCGGGCACGATCTCGGTCTTCGGCAAGACGGCGCGGAAGGCCCGGCTCGATCAGGAGTACGGCATCGCCTTCCAGCAGGCGGGACTGCTGCCGTGGCGCAGCATCCGCGCCAACATCGCGCTGCCGCTCGAGCTGCACGGGGTCGGCGCCGCGGCCCGGCGGGCGCGGGTGGACGAGCTGCTCGCCCTCGTGGGCCTCGGCGACTTCGCCGACTCCTACCCGGACCAGCTCTCCGGCGGCATGCAGCAGCGCGTCGCGATCGCGCGCGCCCTCGCCGAGAGCCCGCGGCTGCTGCTGATGGACGAGCCCTTCGGTGCGCTCGACGAGATGACCCGCGAGCGGATGCAGACCGAGCTGCTGCGCATCCGGAGCGAGACGGGGGCCGCCGTGGTCTTCGTGACGCACTCGATCCCGGAGGCGGTGTTCCTCTCCGACCGCGTCGTGGTGATGTCGCCGCGACCGGGACGGATCCGCGACGTGCTGCGGATCGCGCTGCCCGAGTCCTCCTCGCGGGAGGCCGGGGTCCGCGAGGACGCCGCCTTCTTCGCCGACGTCGGCGCGGTGCGCGAGCTGCTGCACGGCGACGCCGCGGCCGTGCCGCGCGGGGTGGAGAACCGGTGA